A region from the Arcanobacterium buesumense genome encodes:
- a CDS encoding aspartate aminotransferase family protein, which translates to MSGLIPRYDQSMMAAYGLPPLVLTRGEGAKVWDIDGREYLDLDSGGGVTSLGHNHPDLRAALANQARKILHVSNNYATEPQVALAERLQQCLSDEGYLGSTARVFFSNSGSEAMESALKLARLHKPGGRILTLNRSYHGRTMGALSLADSAYRAPFEPLLSGVYVAEDAVDLEHSFSDDVAACVIDVHHGRSIERLSDDELSRVRDLCDRYGALLIVDESLSGVGRTGRWFAHTPRVIADVITVARGLGGGVPIGVTIGFQTAGRLIQRGLESSSTGGNPLATAAGFSVLNLVEPLLPHVRLTGAWLKSQLIEQGYDVQGEGLMLAVTVPDAGLYERLLRERGFLVSTTSGEKIRLLPPLIITREELRPFVETMAQLKETS; encoded by the coding sequence ATGTCTGGACTTATACCGCGTTACGATCAAAGCATGATGGCAGCTTACGGGTTGCCACCACTTGTTCTCACACGCGGTGAAGGCGCTAAAGTGTGGGATATAGATGGCCGCGAATATCTCGATCTTGATTCTGGTGGTGGGGTGACGTCGTTAGGGCATAACCATCCTGATCTCCGGGCAGCGCTGGCAAATCAAGCACGTAAAATCTTGCATGTTTCTAATAATTACGCAACTGAACCACAAGTCGCGTTAGCCGAACGACTGCAACAATGCCTTTCTGACGAAGGATATTTAGGATCGACGGCGCGTGTCTTCTTTTCCAATTCTGGTTCGGAAGCAATGGAATCAGCACTAAAACTAGCACGATTACATAAGCCTGGCGGTCGTATTCTTACCCTTAATAGGTCGTATCATGGCCGTACCATGGGCGCGCTTTCGCTAGCCGATTCAGCTTACCGAGCGCCTTTTGAGCCTTTACTTAGTGGCGTCTATGTAGCAGAAGATGCTGTTGATCTGGAACATTCTTTTTCTGACGATGTTGCTGCATGTGTTATTGATGTACACCATGGCCGGTCGATTGAACGCCTGAGTGACGATGAACTTTCTCGAGTACGCGATTTGTGTGACCGTTATGGCGCGTTGCTCATCGTCGATGAGTCATTGTCCGGCGTGGGGCGCACCGGCAGATGGTTTGCGCATACTCCGCGGGTGATTGCCGATGTGATTACTGTTGCACGTGGTCTCGGAGGGGGCGTGCCCATTGGTGTTACTATTGGTTTTCAAACTGCAGGACGTCTCATTCAACGAGGTCTTGAATCCTCGTCAACCGGTGGAAATCCACTGGCGACAGCTGCCGGGTTTAGCGTATTAAACTTAGTTGAGCCTTTACTTCCGCACGTGCGTCTTACTGGTGCATGGTTAAAATCTCAGCTCATCGAGCAAGGATACGATGTGCAAGGGGAAGGGCTGATGCTGGCTGTGACGGTGCCAGATGCTGGGTTATATGAACGATTATTACGTGAGCGAGGATTTTTAGTATCAACTACTAGTGGGGAAAAAATCAGATTATTACCGCCACTTATCATTACGCGCGAAGAGTTGCGACCTTTTGTTGAAACGATGGCTCAGCTCAAGGAGACATCATGA
- a CDS encoding SDR family NAD(P)-dependent oxidoreductase, protein MDASTTVLLTGASRGIGAHIARNLARPGRTMLLLARTQEALYDTAKACNARGATVLTFGVDLAQVQEITHLCHKISEYPVDLLINNAGIMAEEALPWETDPHDWWLTQEINLRAPYLLAHALVPSMLARGGGRIIDLSSGAAVKDTALASSYYVSKTALLRFAGSLHEAGAEHGLRVFSVAPGVVQTDMTANRLMHQERTQWNDPQEVAEIIAAIADGTLDGIAGTQVRAGTDTVEELIRRSEQGVGVEERKLRLTPWEN, encoded by the coding sequence ATGGATGCTTCAACAACAGTATTATTAACCGGTGCTTCTCGTGGTATAGGAGCGCATATCGCGCGTAACTTGGCTCGTCCTGGGCGGACTATGCTTTTATTAGCACGTACGCAAGAAGCTTTGTATGATACTGCAAAGGCATGTAATGCACGTGGTGCCACGGTCTTAACATTTGGTGTTGATCTTGCGCAAGTTCAAGAAATAACGCATTTATGTCACAAAATTAGTGAATATCCAGTAGATCTATTGATTAATAATGCCGGTATTATGGCTGAAGAAGCCTTACCTTGGGAAACTGATCCGCATGATTGGTGGCTTACTCAGGAAATTAATCTTCGGGCACCTTATTTGCTGGCGCATGCATTGGTGCCGAGTATGCTTGCTCGTGGTGGTGGGCGGATTATTGATTTATCGTCTGGCGCGGCAGTTAAAGATACGGCTTTAGCCTCATCCTATTATGTCTCTAAAACAGCGCTTCTACGTTTCGCCGGTTCATTGCATGAAGCTGGGGCAGAGCACGGTTTGCGGGTGTTTTCTGTTGCTCCTGGCGTCGTCCAAACAGATATGACTGCTAATCGGTTAATGCATCAAGAACGTACACAGTGGAATGATCCCCAAGAAGTTGCTGAGATCATTGCTGCAATTGCTGATGGTACTCTTGACGGTATAGCGGGTACCCAGGTTCGTGCCGGTACGGACACTGTCGAGGAACTTATTCGTCGTTCAGAGCAGGGCGTGGGAGTAGAAGAGCGGAAGTTACGGCTTACTCCCTGGGAGAATTAG
- the pheT gene encoding phenylalanine--tRNA ligase subunit beta, whose protein sequence is MPLIPIDWLASHVEIPEDLTAAQLAADLVKVGLEEEEIHQPDVSGPIVVGKVLTLVKEPQKNGKLINYCRVDVGAHNDAPGEGKEPVDFPSRGIICGAHNFVEGDYVVVSLPGAVLPGNFAIAARKTYGHISDGMICSARELGLGEDHDGIIVLAHDDDEAEKIGLPGVGEDVLAYLGLATETLEINVTPDRGYCFSMRGVAREYSHSTGAKFTDPGLLENFNSEFLPANNKGFEVRVADENPIHGKPGADRFVTRIVRGVDPNAQSPKWMQDRLTAAGMRPISLSVDATNYVMLDLGQPLHAYDLAKVVEPLVVRRAHTGEKLTTLDGVVRSLHDEDLIIADSHGAVGARPVGLAGVMGGSETEIGPETTDILIEAAHFDPVSIARMARRHRLPSEASKRFERGVDPTIAPLAAQMVAEILVDFGGGTIDEDSFDLNTVPEIEPIDFAVSEVQRLTGLELPRAEVIRILQDIGCTVQDKGEVLSVTPAPWRPDLVGSAHFVEEIARLVGYGEIASVLPTPAGGAGLTRQQRQQRDIVRALAEQGWMQVLSYPFVSESTFDKQLIPKLDQRREAIVLANPLQEESPYMRTSVLDSLLETAKMNVARSNPAVAIFESSIVTRPHGLVPAETPHPGQRPTDVQLAALAQAMPAQPHHIGGVATPIAAQATSGFSAVEWDWRDALNAVMVIVETLGAEVTFANIDRPPLHPGRGAQASVNGIVIGFAGELAPKVCKAFDLPARSIAFEVDIDILLKTVADQPRNILPVSSFPAAKEDIALVVDEDLPAGEVKEAIIDAAGALLEEVRLFDVYTGDQIPNRKKSLAFALRLRGTDHTLTAEEAASVRKRIIKRTGKKFGAQLRG, encoded by the coding sequence ATGCCACTAATTCCTATTGACTGGCTTGCGAGCCATGTTGAGATTCCGGAAGATCTAACTGCGGCACAACTTGCTGCTGATCTTGTTAAAGTTGGCCTTGAAGAAGAAGAGATACATCAACCGGATGTATCTGGTCCTATTGTTGTGGGAAAAGTTTTAACGTTAGTTAAAGAGCCACAGAAAAATGGCAAACTTATCAACTACTGCCGTGTTGATGTGGGGGCACATAATGATGCACCAGGTGAAGGAAAAGAGCCTGTTGATTTTCCTTCACGTGGAATTATTTGTGGCGCGCATAATTTTGTTGAAGGTGATTACGTCGTCGTTTCACTTCCGGGCGCTGTGTTGCCAGGTAATTTTGCTATTGCGGCACGCAAAACCTATGGGCATATTTCTGACGGTATGATATGTTCGGCTCGTGAGCTTGGTTTAGGTGAAGACCATGACGGGATAATCGTTTTAGCACATGACGACGACGAAGCTGAAAAAATCGGACTACCTGGTGTTGGGGAGGACGTCCTTGCGTATCTAGGTCTTGCTACAGAGACCTTAGAGATCAACGTTACGCCAGATCGTGGCTATTGTTTTTCGATGCGTGGAGTTGCGCGGGAATACTCTCATTCAACCGGTGCTAAATTTACTGACCCCGGACTCTTGGAAAATTTCAATTCTGAATTTCTACCGGCGAATAATAAGGGATTTGAAGTTCGAGTCGCTGACGAGAATCCGATCCATGGAAAACCGGGTGCTGACCGTTTTGTTACCCGAATTGTACGTGGCGTAGATCCCAATGCTCAGTCGCCCAAGTGGATGCAAGACCGGCTAACTGCCGCAGGTATGCGCCCGATTTCATTAAGTGTTGACGCTACAAATTATGTGATGCTCGATCTTGGCCAACCACTGCATGCTTATGATTTAGCAAAAGTGGTTGAACCTCTCGTTGTTCGTCGAGCACATACAGGTGAAAAGCTGACCACTCTTGACGGTGTTGTTCGTTCGTTACATGACGAGGATTTGATCATTGCTGATTCTCACGGGGCAGTGGGCGCACGTCCAGTGGGGTTAGCTGGAGTTATGGGCGGTAGTGAAACTGAAATTGGTCCCGAAACAACTGATATTTTGATTGAGGCTGCCCACTTTGATCCAGTTTCAATTGCTCGTATGGCTCGTCGTCACCGTTTGCCCTCAGAAGCTTCGAAGCGTTTCGAGCGCGGCGTCGATCCGACTATCGCTCCATTAGCAGCGCAAATGGTTGCTGAAATTCTCGTTGATTTCGGTGGCGGTACGATTGATGAGGATAGTTTCGATCTCAATACGGTTCCAGAGATTGAACCTATTGATTTTGCGGTGTCCGAAGTCCAGCGTCTTACCGGTTTAGAACTGCCGCGCGCTGAGGTTATCCGTATTCTGCAAGATATTGGCTGTACTGTGCAAGATAAGGGAGAAGTACTCAGCGTTACTCCTGCCCCGTGGCGCCCTGATCTTGTTGGGTCAGCTCATTTTGTCGAGGAAATTGCTCGTCTTGTTGGATATGGTGAGATTGCTTCTGTGTTGCCCACCCCTGCCGGTGGAGCTGGTTTAACACGTCAACAGCGCCAGCAACGAGATATTGTTCGGGCATTAGCAGAGCAAGGATGGATGCAAGTATTGTCTTATCCTTTCGTTTCTGAGTCTACTTTTGATAAGCAACTGATTCCAAAGCTGGACCAACGCCGTGAAGCAATTGTTTTGGCCAATCCTTTGCAAGAAGAATCGCCTTATATGCGGACATCGGTTCTTGATTCGTTATTGGAAACTGCCAAGATGAATGTTGCCCGATCGAATCCGGCTGTTGCGATTTTTGAGTCGTCGATAGTAACGCGTCCACATGGATTAGTACCAGCTGAAACTCCGCATCCAGGACAACGCCCTACTGATGTGCAACTAGCTGCATTGGCACAGGCGATGCCCGCTCAGCCCCACCATATTGGTGGAGTGGCAACTCCGATTGCTGCTCAGGCCACATCTGGTTTTTCCGCGGTGGAATGGGATTGGCGGGATGCCCTTAATGCTGTAATGGTTATTGTTGAAACATTGGGCGCAGAAGTGACCTTTGCTAATATCGATCGACCACCGCTCCATCCAGGCCGTGGAGCGCAAGCGAGTGTGAACGGTATAGTTATTGGTTTTGCTGGAGAATTAGCACCTAAGGTGTGTAAAGCATTTGATTTGCCGGCGCGTTCTATTGCCTTCGAAGTAGATATCGACATATTACTGAAGACAGTTGCGGATCAGCCAAGAAATATCCTTCCGGTCAGTTCTTTCCCGGCAGCCAAAGAGGATATCGCTTTGGTGGTTGACGAAGACTTGCCGGCCGGCGAAGTCAAAGAAGCAATTATAGATGCAGCTGGAGCGCTTCTTGAAGAAGTTCGGCTATTTGACGTCTATACAGGCGATCAAATTCCAAATAGAAAGAAGTCCTTGGCTTTTGCTTTGCGGTTGCGCGGAACAGATCATACATTGACTGCTGAAGAAGCTGCATCAGTGCGAAAGCGTATCATCAAACGAACTGGTAAAAAATTCGGTGCTCAGTTACGCGGATAG
- the pheS gene encoding phenylalanine--tRNA ligase subunit alpha, with amino-acid sequence MEPLSPLDEAGIAAAIQAAKEAFSHADSLDELKEARLAHNGDNAPITLANMQIKTLDKSERPIAGKLMGAARKEIQQALALATARVEAAAEERMLAEEKVDVTVPIRRSPRGARHPLPALMEDISDLFVGMGWQIVEGPELEHEWFNFDALNFGPDHPARQMQDTFYIYGTAQLDSDEISAQPGLVLRTHTSPVQSHAMLERGVPLYIVCPGKVFRTDALDATHTPVFHQIEGLAVDKGLTMEHLKGTLDHFARKLFGPEARTRLRPSYFPFTEPSAEMDLWFPQKKGGAGWIEWGGCGMVNPEVLRNAGIDPDQYTGFAFGMGIERTLMLRNAIADMRDMVEGDIRFSQQFGTTGRGN; translated from the coding sequence ATGGAACCCCTGAGTCCGCTGGATGAAGCAGGGATTGCCGCAGCGATACAAGCTGCGAAAGAAGCATTCTCGCATGCAGATTCTCTCGATGAATTGAAAGAAGCTCGCCTTGCCCACAACGGAGACAACGCTCCAATTACGTTGGCTAACATGCAGATTAAAACACTCGATAAAAGTGAACGCCCGATAGCCGGAAAACTTATGGGTGCTGCACGTAAAGAAATTCAGCAAGCACTTGCACTTGCTACTGCTCGGGTGGAGGCAGCTGCTGAAGAACGAATGTTAGCGGAAGAGAAAGTGGATGTGACCGTCCCGATTCGTCGTTCGCCACGAGGCGCACGTCATCCTTTGCCAGCATTAATGGAAGATATTTCTGATCTCTTTGTAGGAATGGGATGGCAGATCGTCGAAGGGCCAGAACTTGAACATGAATGGTTCAATTTTGATGCATTGAATTTTGGCCCTGACCATCCGGCTCGTCAGATGCAAGACACATTTTACATTTATGGGACAGCTCAGCTTGATAGTGATGAAATTAGTGCACAACCTGGTCTAGTGCTACGCACACATACCTCTCCAGTTCAATCTCACGCAATGCTTGAACGGGGAGTGCCACTTTACATTGTTTGTCCAGGAAAGGTGTTCCGCACAGACGCGTTAGATGCTACACACACACCGGTTTTCCACCAGATAGAGGGTCTTGCTGTGGATAAGGGGCTAACAATGGAGCATCTCAAAGGCACGTTGGATCATTTCGCGCGTAAACTTTTCGGCCCTGAGGCACGTACTCGTTTACGTCCATCATATTTTCCATTTACCGAACCGTCAGCAGAGATGGATTTGTGGTTCCCGCAAAAGAAAGGCGGAGCTGGCTGGATAGAATGGGGCGGTTGCGGCATGGTTAATCCAGAAGTGTTACGTAATGCGGGAATTGATCCTGATCAGTACACTGGCTTCGCATTCGGAATGGGGATAGAAAGAACGCTTATGCTTCGCAATGCTATTGCTGATATGCGCGATATGGTTGAAGGCGATATTCGCTTTTCTCAGCAATTCGGTACAACTGGAAGGGGAAACTAA
- a CDS encoding dihydrodipicolinate synthase family protein, whose protein sequence is MMTEFRGVIPPVVVAEHEDGTFDAESYQRGLDRMIQAGVHGVFALGSSGEGAFVTPARREEILRATKEVVAGRVPILAGVIDTQTDRVIEHVKQAEAIGVDGIVSTAPFYALGGLPQIERHFRQIHAATELPLFAYDIPVCVHVKLPPALLMKLGEDGVLAGVKDSSGDDVSFRFLLQDNERAGHPLSLLTGHEVVVDGAYLGGADGSVPGLANVDPAGYVRQWNAYMAGDWETVRKEQDRLSDLMRIVMVPTTTTGFGAGVGAFKTALKALGIFESNQMPEPVSKLTPAEEEGIAAILRQAGLMD, encoded by the coding sequence ATGATGACAGAATTTCGTGGAGTAATTCCACCAGTTGTAGTTGCAGAACATGAAGATGGGACTTTTGATGCGGAGTCTTATCAGCGTGGCCTCGATCGTATGATTCAAGCCGGTGTTCATGGTGTTTTCGCACTGGGATCATCCGGCGAGGGTGCGTTCGTAACTCCAGCGCGTCGTGAGGAAATTCTTCGTGCTACAAAAGAAGTTGTAGCTGGACGAGTCCCCATTTTAGCTGGTGTGATTGATACTCAAACAGACCGAGTTATTGAACACGTTAAACAAGCTGAAGCGATCGGAGTAGACGGGATTGTTTCCACTGCGCCGTTTTATGCACTAGGTGGATTGCCACAGATCGAACGGCACTTCCGGCAGATTCATGCAGCTACTGAGTTGCCTTTATTTGCCTATGATATTCCGGTGTGCGTACACGTGAAACTTCCACCGGCGTTACTGATGAAACTTGGTGAAGACGGAGTGCTTGCTGGAGTTAAAGACTCATCCGGCGATGACGTATCATTCCGTTTCCTACTTCAAGACAACGAACGTGCTGGTCATCCGCTTTCATTGCTGACAGGGCATGAGGTTGTTGTTGATGGTGCATATCTGGGTGGCGCTGACGGGTCTGTTCCTGGCTTGGCCAATGTCGATCCTGCTGGCTATGTACGTCAGTGGAACGCTTATATGGCGGGCGACTGGGAGACAGTACGTAAAGAACAAGACAGATTGTCTGACCTGATGCGCATCGTGATGGTTCCGACGACGACGACTGGATTCGGAGCAGGCGTGGGAGCTTTCAAGACCGCTCTAAAGGCTTTGGGTATTTTTGAGTCAAATCAGATGCCTGAGCCTGTTTCAAAGCTAACGCCAGCAGAAGAAGAAGGAATCGCTGCTATTCTTAGGCAAGCTGGGTTGATGGATTAA
- a CDS encoding ABC transporter ATP-binding protein, whose product MTSHETPIIELKDVKVTFSTRTGSLFKPNKIQAVRGVNMKVMPGKTLGIVGESGCGKSTTANVMCGLQAATEGQVFFNGEEVTKRTADARRRIGRVVSVVFQDPATALNPRMVIHDQLADPMRVHKIGTEAEREKRVSDLISMVGLPASALDALPGQLSGGQRQRVAIARALALEPSAIIADEPTSALDVSVRAQILNLLTDLKKELNLAMVFISHDIQTVRYVSDRIAVMNKGLVVEEGPADELLADPKDPYTRKLLGAAPSLLHPTL is encoded by the coding sequence GTGACTTCTCACGAAACTCCTATTATTGAGCTTAAAGATGTCAAAGTAACGTTCTCAACTCGAACTGGTTCACTTTTCAAGCCTAACAAGATCCAAGCTGTGCGTGGCGTGAACATGAAAGTTATGCCCGGTAAGACGCTCGGTATTGTAGGCGAGTCAGGCTGTGGAAAGTCCACAACCGCAAACGTGATGTGTGGTCTGCAAGCTGCAACTGAAGGTCAGGTCTTCTTTAACGGTGAAGAGGTTACCAAACGTACCGCGGATGCTCGTCGTCGTATCGGTCGTGTAGTCTCGGTGGTTTTCCAAGATCCGGCAACTGCCTTGAATCCTCGTATGGTCATCCATGATCAGCTTGCTGATCCAATGCGAGTACACAAGATCGGTACTGAGGCAGAACGTGAAAAGCGGGTGAGTGACCTTATCTCCATGGTGGGCCTACCTGCATCAGCACTTGATGCTTTACCTGGTCAGCTTTCTGGTGGACAGCGTCAGCGTGTGGCAATTGCACGTGCGTTAGCCTTGGAACCAAGCGCAATTATTGCAGATGAACCCACTTCAGCTCTTGACGTGTCAGTGCGTGCACAGATTCTCAATCTGCTCACGGATTTGAAAAAAGAGCTCAACCTAGCCATGGTTTTTATTTCTCATGATATTCAAACCGTGCGTTATGTTTCGGATCGAATTGCAGTGATGAATAAAGGTCTTGTTGTTGAAGAAGGACCTGCCGATGAACTGCTAGCAGATCCTAAGGACCCATATACTCGGAAACTTTTGGGCGCAGCGCCATCCTTGTTGCACCCAACTCTTTAA
- a CDS encoding dipeptide/oligopeptide/nickel ABC transporter permease/ATP-binding protein, whose product MGKKEKLTKVTQPGVRFSRIRNMNLGSRIAMCVLALIAVISILAPFIAPYSPEAIFEKWAEPSSAHLFGTDHVGRDILSRLLYGGRYSLIIGLSSTAIALFFGAIIGSIAAVVRKSISEVIMRILDIIMAVPGIAMAAVTVLVFSARFSSDNLAGILLVIICSIAFVYTPQLARIVRANVMSAYGEDYVRAVIVSGARAPWILIKHVMRNTAAPVLVFATVLVADAIILEASLTFIGSGLQSAMVPTWGNVLSDASANISVMLGKWWTAFFPGVLIMITVLCLNILSEGITDAMVAAPKGVSVAQVDASSKREADKLLLDPRLAYAEQAESLQARIDALRAVEEKRDDRFISDPSITPLLEVKNFSIKFPRHGDVNVVDNVSFTVSPGETMGLVGESGCGKSITALSIMGLIDPRAQLSGELLYKGKNLLEMEAKERQALLGHEMAMIYQDALSSLNPAMLIKSQMKQLTSRGGTRTAEELLELVGLDPKRTLESYPHELSGGQRQRVLIAMALTRDPKLVIADEPTTALDVTVQKQVIALLNELREKLGFAMIFVSHDLALVAEVAHSITVMYAGQVIEQAPTSELLLNPTHEYTRGLLGAVLSIESGSGRLHQVPGTVPSPQDFPIGDRFAPRSSHPDYGLDIRPVLTEVGPRHYYAALPPRPEETNATSKVGEQL is encoded by the coding sequence ATGGGAAAGAAAGAAAAACTTACTAAAGTTACGCAACCAGGAGTTCGCTTCTCACGTATTCGTAATATGAACCTCGGTTCGCGAATTGCTATGTGTGTGCTTGCGCTTATCGCTGTCATCTCGATTCTGGCACCGTTTATCGCACCGTATTCGCCGGAAGCTATTTTTGAAAAATGGGCAGAACCAAGTAGCGCTCACCTGTTTGGCACTGACCACGTTGGTCGTGACATCCTCAGCCGACTCCTATACGGTGGCCGATACTCGTTAATTATCGGACTAAGCTCGACTGCCATCGCATTGTTCTTCGGTGCAATTATCGGTTCGATCGCTGCAGTTGTCCGCAAGTCAATTTCCGAAGTTATTATGCGTATCTTGGACATCATTATGGCTGTTCCAGGAATTGCAATGGCCGCTGTGACAGTTCTTGTCTTCTCGGCTCGTTTTAGCTCAGATAATCTTGCAGGTATTCTCCTTGTTATTATCTGTTCAATCGCATTCGTCTACACCCCACAGTTAGCACGCATTGTCCGTGCAAATGTTATGAGTGCATATGGTGAAGACTACGTTCGAGCTGTGATAGTCTCGGGTGCACGTGCACCATGGATTCTGATCAAGCACGTTATGCGTAATACCGCAGCTCCGGTACTCGTCTTCGCCACCGTTTTGGTTGCTGACGCTATCATCCTTGAAGCGTCATTAACATTCATTGGCTCCGGTTTGCAATCAGCTATGGTTCCTACCTGGGGTAATGTTCTCTCCGACGCATCCGCAAATATTTCTGTTATGCTCGGCAAGTGGTGGACCGCCTTCTTCCCAGGTGTTCTGATCATGATTACCGTCTTGTGCTTAAATATTTTGTCTGAAGGCATCACCGACGCAATGGTTGCTGCTCCTAAAGGTGTATCGGTGGCTCAAGTTGACGCTTCTTCTAAGCGTGAAGCAGATAAGCTTCTTCTTGACCCACGGTTGGCTTATGCCGAACAGGCAGAGTCTTTGCAAGCTCGAATTGATGCGCTGCGTGCGGTCGAAGAAAAACGTGATGACCGCTTTATCTCCGATCCTAGTATCACGCCGTTACTAGAGGTAAAGAATTTCTCTATTAAATTCCCACGCCACGGAGATGTCAACGTCGTCGATAACGTCTCTTTCACAGTCTCTCCAGGTGAGACGATGGGACTTGTCGGTGAATCTGGATGTGGTAAGTCCATTACCGCACTCTCGATTATGGGGCTGATCGATCCACGTGCTCAGCTTTCCGGCGAACTCCTATACAAGGGCAAGAATCTCCTTGAAATGGAAGCAAAGGAACGTCAAGCATTACTCGGCCATGAAATGGCAATGATCTACCAAGATGCATTGAGCTCACTCAATCCAGCTATGTTGATCAAGTCCCAGATGAAACAGTTAACATCACGTGGTGGTACTCGTACTGCTGAAGAGCTTCTTGAGCTTGTTGGGCTTGATCCAAAGCGAACTTTGGAATCTTACCCACACGAGTTGTCTGGCGGTCAACGTCAGCGAGTTTTGATCGCTATGGCACTGACCCGTGATCCTAAGCTCGTGATTGCTGATGAGCCTACAACGGCTCTTGACGTTACCGTTCAAAAACAAGTTATTGCTTTGCTAAATGAGCTTCGTGAAAAGCTTGGCTTTGCAATGATCTTCGTTTCACACGATTTGGCCCTGGTTGCTGAGGTGGCGCACTCTATTACAGTCATGTACGCAGGTCAGGTTATTGAACAGGCACCAACGTCAGAACTGTTGCTCAACCCGACACACGAATACACCCGTGGTCTGCTAGGTGCGGTGCTTTCAATTGAATCTGGTTCAGGTCGACTGCACCAGGTACCTGGTACAGTACCGTCGCCACAAGATTTCCCAATTGGCGATCGTTTTGCTCCGCGTTCTTCACATCCAGATTATGGATTGGATATTCGTCCGGTTCTCACGGAAGTTGGACCACGCCACTATTACGCAGCTTTGCCGCCGCGTCCCGAAGAAACTAATGCTACATCGAAAGTAGGTGAACAGCTGTGA
- a CDS encoding ABC transporter permease, with the protein MNNLLRLIGRRLIALPVMVLGVTVLVFLIMALSPIDPAYSTLGENATPTELEAFREQQGLNEPLLVRLGVYIVNLVQGDLGIYGVGVSNTVSSLIGQALPVTLQLTFFGLILAVLFSFPLGVLAAIYRDRWPDQVIRVLSVICIGTPSFWLAVLLVLAFIGKLPVSGALPGMFDDFSGWFLRMLLPAVALAIPVIGQMTRVVRTSMVEELDRDYVRTALGAGIPKSVVIGRNVLRNALITPVTVLGLRVGYLMGGAVVIEIIFAINGMGQVLIKGIQNNWVNLVQGGALVVAIAFIIVNIIVDMLYLLINPRIRSV; encoded by the coding sequence ATGAATAATCTACTTAGACTCATCGGGCGTCGTCTGATTGCGTTACCAGTAATGGTGCTAGGCGTGACCGTCCTTGTCTTCCTCATCATGGCGCTTTCGCCAATTGACCCGGCGTACAGTACGCTTGGCGAAAACGCTACTCCCACTGAACTCGAAGCCTTCCGTGAACAGCAAGGTTTGAATGAACCACTGCTAGTGCGGTTAGGCGTATACATCGTTAATCTCGTCCAAGGAGATCTTGGCATCTACGGAGTAGGCGTATCGAATACTGTTTCTTCTCTCATAGGTCAAGCGTTGCCTGTCACACTACAGTTAACGTTCTTCGGTCTCATTTTGGCTGTGCTATTTTCTTTCCCTTTGGGCGTTCTCGCAGCTATCTATCGCGATCGTTGGCCAGATCAAGTTATTCGTGTCCTTTCAGTTATTTGTATCGGCACACCGTCCTTCTGGCTCGCTGTGCTCCTTGTTTTAGCATTTATCGGAAAGCTTCCTGTTTCGGGCGCTCTTCCCGGAATGTTTGATGACTTTAGCGGTTGGTTCCTACGCATGCTCTTACCAGCAGTAGCATTGGCAATCCCTGTCATCGGCCAGATGACTCGTGTTGTGAGAACATCTATGGTTGAAGAACTCGATCGAGACTATGTTCGAACAGCTCTTGGCGCTGGTATTCCAAAGTCTGTGGTCATTGGCCGCAACGTCTTGCGTAACGCGCTCATCACACCAGTAACTGTCCTTGGTCTACGTGTTGGCTACTTGATGGGTGGCGCCGTTGTTATCGAAATTATTTTTGCTATCAACGGTATGGGACAAGTCCTTATTAAGGGTATTCAGAACAACTGGGTCAACCTGGTACAAGGTGGTGCACTCGTTGTTGCTATCGCATTCATCATTGTCAATATCATCGTGGATATGCTTTACTTGCTGATTAACCCACGTATTAGGTCGGTGTGA